The genomic DNA TTGACTACCGTACAGAAACTATGTGCGGGTTTCGAGGCTGAAAAAGGTACGCGCCCGATCTGGTAAGATTCTTGCGGGAACCGTCTGCCAACGCCCCGAAAGGATCACCCCATGACGGACACGTACCGTCGCTATCGTGCCATAGCCCGCAGTTTTTTGCAACTGTTTCCGCAGACCCATGGTCACCAGCGGCGACATCTGGCGACGCTGTGCCTCTTTATCAGCGGGGTGGTGGGTGCGCAGCACTGCCAGTTGCCCAAGGTGGTGGAGCACACGCCGGGCGGGCGGGCGCAGGATGAAAGCGTGGTGATGCGGTTGCGGCGCTTTCTAGCGCATGAGCGCACCACCTATGAGCAGTGGATGTTGCCCGTGGCGCAGGCCGTGCTCGCCATGCTCGCCCGCCAGCCGCTCGTGTTTGTGATTGATGGCTCGACCGTGGCGCGCGGGTGCATGGGATTGATGGTCAGTGTGCTGTATCGCCGTCGTGCCCTCCCGATTATCTGGTTGGTGATCAAGGCCAACAAAGGGCATATGGCCGAAGATCTGCACTGCGCCCTGCTGCAACGGCTCCTGCCGCTGGTGCCGCCGGGGGCCGATGTGACGATCGTTGGCGATGGCGAGTTTGATGGGACCACGTGGCAGCAGACGCTCCAAGATGCGCAGTGGCGCTACGTGTGTCGTACCGCCAGCACGATTGTGGTGCATGCCCATGGCGCGACCTTCCCGATCCATGCCATGGGCGTTACGCCAGGCCAGGTGCTCGCCATCACCGATGCGGCCATGACGACCGCCGCCTTTGGTCCCGTTTCGGTCTTGGCGGTGTGGGAGCTGGGCTACGCCAAGCCGATCTATCTCGTCACCAATCATGCCGATCTTGATCGGGCTATGGCAATTTATCGTCGTCGTGCGCAGATCGAGACCTTCTTTTCCGACCAGAAGAGTCGGGGCTTTCGCATCGACCGCTCGCATCTGAGCCATCCCCAGCGTGTGGTGCGGCTGCTGCTCGTCACCGCGCTGGCCTATCTGTGGGTGATCTATCTTGGCATCATCGCCCGCCGGAATTGGCCATCCCATCGCTGTATTCGTGCGGATCGCTGCGACCTCAGCCTGTTCTCGTTGGGGCTTCGCTTCCTGGCCTCGTGCCTGCGTCATCGTCGTCCGCTGCCCCATCGCCTGCCAAAAACACTCGTTCGCGCCCATCAGAAGCCGATCACATGTTCTGTACGGTAGTCAA from Chloroflexia bacterium SDU3-3 includes the following:
- a CDS encoding IS4 family transposase → MTDTYRRYRAIARSFLQLFPQTHGHQRRHLATLCLFISGVVGAQHCQLPKVVEHTPGGRAQDESVVMRLRRFLAHERTTYEQWMLPVAQAVLAMLARQPLVFVIDGSTVARGCMGLMVSVLYRRRALPIIWLVIKANKGHMAEDLHCALLQRLLPLVPPGADVTIVGDGEFDGTTWQQTLQDAQWRYVCRTASTIVVHAHGATFPIHAMGVTPGQVLAITDAAMTTAAFGPVSVLAVWELGYAKPIYLVTNHADLDRAMAIYRRRAQIETFFSDQKSRGFRIDRSHLSHPQRVVRLLLVTALAYLWVIYLGIIARRNWPSHRCIRADRCDLSLFSLGLRFLASCLRHRRPLPHRLPKTLVRAHQKPITCSVR